The Raphanus sativus cultivar WK10039 chromosome 6, ASM80110v3, whole genome shotgun sequence sequence GCTAGATATCTCAAGATACAGGAAAGAGAGCATGGCCGAGAAATAGAAAGTGTTAAAAATTGTTCACGTTACCTACGCCACTTTCCGCATATATCTCCATTCCTATCCTCCTCTCTGCACTGGAGCCAATTTTCTGCAGAACGTGGTTTCTTACCATTCTTGGCCTTCTTCGGATCctgcaaagagagagagatgacaaTCCTCTGAGATCCACTTAACACTATGGCAACGTAAAACACATTATTATCCACTAACTAGAAGCTTACATGCATATATTCTGACTCATCAATCTCCAACGTTTGACCAACAAAAGAAGTATCACTGCATTGAgatcaatatatttttgtatgtcAACCAGATCAAACAAAGGCCACTCATGTTTGGTGAAAGGACATCTTTTATTTCACAATAGGATTCAAAGGACCGGTGATAGTTGACGTTAAATACCTCATGGTTGGACCTGACCAGTCTGGAACATCCGCTTGAAACTCTTTTCCTACTCGAATTCCCATTACAAACGGTCCTTTAACTCTCCATTTCCGTTCCCGTAGTCTCCCCTTGATATTTGTCTTTGGTGACTTCTTTTTCAAACAGGGTCGACAGATCCAGTCATCCATCTCTGCAGCTTCTTTCACTCGAACACGGCAGCACCTTGGATGATATGCTTCTTCACATTCATCACAAATCAACATCTTCTCGACAGTTCCTGCCTTATCACAACGCTTGCACTGTCTGAAAGGGCTGATACTACCGTCTGTATCGGAGGAATCGCAATCTGTAGCTTCATTTCCTCCATTTTTACTGGAACCTAAAGCATGTTCAGAGCTGGATTGCGACGAGCAGCTGTGATTTGTTCCATCAGAAGAAGATGCCACTTCGGTAACATGAGTATTGGCCGTACATTCCAGAGAACTATTTAGTTTAGGCTTCTTCCGCGTATACACTAGAAAGCCATTAACCCGAGCACCAACAGATTTAAGTTCCAGAGATCTGCACGCTTGTTCAGTATGAGAAATACTATTTGCTTTGGTCTTCTTCCGCCTATACACTAGAAAGCCATTAATCCGAGCACCATTAGATTTCCCTCTCTGCTTCCTCCGGCTATACATAAGCAAGCCATGAGATGTATCACCAGTTCTCTTGGTTCCCCAAGTGTGACATTCAGCAAAACTGCCATTAGATTTCACCAACGGCTTACTTTGGCTGTAAAGATGTCGATGACCACTATTCTTGACTTCTCCAGGGTTAGATCCAGTAAAGCCCCCATCAGCTTTAACTATCTTCCCCCTTCGGCTATCTTCAAAAGAGT is a genomic window containing:
- the LOC108813431 gene encoding uncharacterized protein LOC108813431; the encoded protein is MLVESSFSSSVESSLLNASEYQVPFAAYDWMSLAETYQMIHKLPQHSQVSFLDAVPDAMKLDESEEHPKPPEKNVLYKVSEKALTSLVYSRRKRSVRPGGSEEHDPGKCEKLDDSFDDSIVPVYYPGESSKRQNRFNNCLVYSRKKKRGETSSVTGETIRRADGIDDTFVSGHNCGETKRRESQLDVYVVYSRRKKGGVKSKSCGFSKHVSGGTKIGGDQADSFEDSRRGKIVKADGGFTGSNPGEVKNSGHRHLYSQSKPLVKSNGSFAECHTWGTKRTGDTSHGLLMYSRRKQRGKSNGARINGFLVYRRKKTKANSISHTEQACRSLELKSVGARVNGFLVYTRKKPKLNSSLECTANTHVTEVASSSDGTNHSCSSQSSSEHALGSSKNGGNEATDCDSSDTDGSISPFRQCKRCDKAGTVEKMLICDECEEAYHPRCCRVRVKEAAEMDDWICRPCLKKKSPKTNIKGRLRERKWRVKGPFVMGIRVGKEFQADVPDWSGPTMSDTSFVGQTLEIDESEYMHDPKKAKNGKKPRSAENWLQCREEDRNGDICGKWRRAPRAEVQTNKWECFCSVFWDPLHADCAVPQELETDEIMQQLKYIKMLRPRSDAKTRKIGPKGRSRS